In Luteitalea sp. TBR-22, one genomic interval encodes:
- a CDS encoding acyltransferase family protein has translation MHDLPSRPAQGTAVPANAPVGAATVAPAVRNVAVDAYRGFVMFLMMAEVLRLAAVSAAYPGNWLLGVLAYHQSHVAWAGASLHDLIQPSFSLLVGVALPYSFARRLAADGFPKAFAHALWRSLLLIALGVFLRSVGRTHTNFTFEDTLSQIGLGYPFLFLLATRSTRTLWAALAVILTGYWLAWALYPVPGPGYDYAAVGVPADWSHHYSGFMAHWNKNANLGHAFDTWFLNLFPRETPFVANRGGYLTLSFIPTLGTMILGLIAGRRLREASPAIPLRWLLVTGTALVAGGVVLHVLGINPIVKKVWTPAWTLFSGGLCYLLLAGFSWVIDMRGYKRWAFPLIVIGLNSIAAYLIAHLWEGFIASSFKTHLGQGIFESFGTGLAPLVEGMAVLGVYWLTLLWMYRRKLFLRI, from the coding sequence ATGCACGACCTTCCCTCCCGTCCCGCGCAGGGCACCGCCGTGCCTGCCAACGCTCCCGTGGGGGCTGCGACGGTCGCCCCCGCCGTCCGCAACGTCGCCGTCGACGCCTATCGCGGCTTCGTGATGTTCCTGATGATGGCGGAGGTGCTGCGGCTCGCCGCGGTCTCGGCGGCGTATCCGGGCAACTGGCTGCTCGGGGTCCTGGCCTACCACCAGTCGCACGTCGCGTGGGCCGGCGCCTCGCTGCACGACCTCATCCAGCCTTCGTTCTCGCTGCTGGTGGGCGTCGCGCTGCCCTACTCGTTCGCGCGGCGCCTGGCGGCCGACGGCTTCCCGAAGGCGTTCGCGCACGCGCTGTGGCGGTCGCTGCTGCTGATCGCCCTCGGTGTCTTCCTCCGCTCGGTCGGGCGCACGCACACCAACTTCACGTTCGAGGACACGCTGTCGCAGATCGGCCTCGGTTACCCCTTCCTGTTCCTGCTCGCCACGCGATCGACGCGGACGCTGTGGGCCGCGCTCGCCGTCATCCTGACCGGCTACTGGCTCGCCTGGGCGCTGTACCCGGTGCCGGGCCCGGGCTACGACTACGCTGCCGTCGGCGTGCCGGCCGACTGGTCGCACCACTACTCGGGCTTCATGGCGCACTGGAACAAGAACGCCAACCTCGGGCACGCCTTCGACACCTGGTTCCTGAACCTGTTCCCGCGCGAGACGCCCTTCGTCGCCAACCGCGGCGGCTACCTGACCCTGAGCTTCATCCCGACGCTCGGCACGATGATCCTCGGACTGATCGCCGGGCGACGCCTGCGTGAGGCGTCGCCTGCCATTCCCCTGCGCTGGCTGCTGGTCACCGGCACGGCCCTGGTGGCCGGCGGCGTCGTGCTGCACGTGCTCGGCATCAACCCGATCGTGAAGAAGGTGTGGACGCCGGCGTGGACCCTCTTCAGCGGCGGGCTGTGCTACCTGCTGCTGGCCGGCTTCTCGTGGGTCATCGACATGCGCGGCTACAAGCGGTGGGCGTTCCCGTTGATCGTGATCGGCCTCAACTCGATCGCGGCCTACCTGATCGCGCACCTCTGGGAGGGCTTCATCGCGTCGTCGTTCAAGACGCACCTGGGCCAGGGCATCTTCGAGTCGTTCGGCACGGGGCTGGCGCCGCTGGTGGAAGGCATGGCCGTGCTCGGCGTGTACTGGCTCACGCTGCTCTGGATGTATCGACGCAAGCTGTTCCTCCGGATCTGA
- a CDS encoding Gfo/Idh/MocA family protein: MRSHSITMLGTGLIGDFYTRTLHAQRSRDRVDVIYSRQQARAEAFATRWGVPHAMTDMAAAIAHPQTDVVVVALPNHLHEEAVTLAARAGKAVLCTKPLGRSAEEAWRMLQVVEQAGVFAGYLEDLCYTPKTLKAITSVREGAVGDVTWVRAREAHPGPHAAWFWDDRLTGGGAIIDLGCHCIEIIRNFVGKGNRPLEVMCWADTLVHPVDAEDNAVALIRFASGALGQFEVSWTFRGGMDLRDEIAGTHGTIWLNHFLRTGYEMFTAARRSGYVAEKAETAEGWLFPVGDEVAELGYVDMFTDMFDALEAGRAPQETFHDGCVVNAVMDAAYRSARSRQWEPVLLRDWRGGDTPRLHIEPERFEGHLVIKRELLPDGRAKLILRDPATGDFSERVR, encoded by the coding sequence ATGCGCAGTCACTCCATCACGATGCTGGGCACGGGGCTCATCGGCGACTTCTACACCCGCACGTTGCACGCGCAGCGCAGCCGCGACCGCGTCGACGTCATCTACTCACGGCAGCAGGCCCGCGCCGAGGCGTTCGCGACGCGCTGGGGCGTGCCCCACGCGATGACCGACATGGCCGCGGCGATTGCCCACCCGCAGACCGACGTCGTGGTGGTGGCATTGCCGAACCACCTCCACGAGGAGGCGGTGACGCTGGCCGCCAGGGCGGGCAAGGCCGTGCTGTGCACCAAGCCGCTCGGGCGCTCGGCCGAGGAGGCCTGGCGGATGCTGCAGGTGGTGGAGCAGGCCGGCGTGTTCGCCGGCTACCTCGAGGACCTGTGCTACACGCCCAAGACGCTCAAGGCCATCACCTCGGTGCGAGAGGGCGCGGTGGGGGACGTCACGTGGGTACGGGCCCGCGAGGCGCATCCCGGGCCGCACGCGGCGTGGTTCTGGGACGATCGGCTCACCGGCGGCGGGGCCATCATCGACCTCGGGTGCCACTGCATCGAGATCATCAGGAACTTCGTCGGCAAGGGGAACCGGCCGCTCGAGGTGATGTGCTGGGCCGACACGCTCGTGCATCCGGTCGACGCCGAGGACAACGCGGTGGCCTTGATCCGGTTCGCCTCCGGCGCACTCGGGCAATTCGAGGTGAGCTGGACGTTCCGCGGCGGCATGGATCTGCGCGACGAGATCGCCGGCACGCACGGCACGATCTGGCTGAATCACTTCCTGCGGACCGGCTACGAGATGTTCACCGCAGCGCGCCGCAGCGGGTACGTGGCCGAGAAGGCCGAGACGGCAGAGGGCTGGTTGTTCCCGGTGGGCGACGAGGTCGCGGAACTGGGCTACGTCGACATGTTCACCGACATGTTCGATGCCCTGGAGGCAGGTCGCGCGCCGCAGGAGACCTTCCACGACGGCTGCGTCGTCAACGCCGTGATGGACGCGGCGTACAGGTCGGCGCGGAGCCGGCAGTGGGAACCGGTGCTCCTGCGCGACTGGCGGGGGGGCGACACGCCCCGCCTGCACATCGAGCCCGAGCGCTTCGAGGGGCACCTGGTCATCAAGCGCGAACTGCTCCCCGACGGCCGCGCGAAGCTGATTCTGCGCGACCCCGCGACCGGTGACTTCAGCGAGCGGGTGCGGTGA